The sequence atactctaattcataaatcataaaccctaaaaaatatattctagacttcaaatttataaattctaatttataaattctaatccataaaatatattaaaaatactgattttattagtttgacataatctaaaattataacttgacatagttctaaattatttttaaaagatgaatttctgtgtaattttccctgaAATTTATCCGtagaaactatttacaattatattaaaGTATGATATCAAACtgataaaatcattatttttaatctattttaaaaattaaaatttataaattagaaatttagaataTATTATCTAGAATTTAGGATTTAtggaaattctttaaattaataaaagtatattttatttattatatatctcACATATTAAGAAGTTTAATAATCTAATTttgttataattttaaatttaattatgatattgaTGTAGGAAAGCCTAAATTCATATTCCAAGCCTAGGCCTACCACACTCATCTCACTTTTTGtagattttgtatttttgaattatatataatattttaatgcTAATATGATAGGGGATTAGAGTCATATTtgacttttaacatttttttttaaagtgtaaCGATATTTTATCGTTTCTAAGCAAGATCAATGTTGCTTTTacttaataaaaaatttgaacgaACTTATTTGATAATTGATTTAATTGTCATATCAGACATTTTAAACGAGTTTGTTCTTATGGTAAAACAATTTTGTACATATTATGTAACTATTAGTAACAAAGCAAGCATTTAGAtactttgattaaaaaaatatataattaacgTTAGAGGTACATTTGTATATTTTATGAAGAAAATCTATATTTTCCTAAAAATGTGACAATCGAATTTGATTCTTATCTTTTatataggcaaaaagcatcctgagccCCCTGATCTTTAattgtttggtgtattaagccatcgatctttaatttagacacattgagcctctgatctttcattgtttggtgcattaagccctcgatctttcatttagacacattgagctcttgatctttcatatatgggtgtattaggctcttccataaatcaattcacATATGAGTGTATTAAGGACATGTTTGGTTCAACTAGGAGTGCTCAATGATCGGTTCGGtttgaaaaccgaaccgaaataaccgaataCCAAATAACACCTAAAATAAAAACGAAAGCCGATTTATATTAacaaaccaaaccgaaccgattatttcggttcggttcagttTGGTATTCGGTTTCatcatttataaaataaattattaattaattattagtttatattatatttaaaatatgtaCATTAAAATTTCATGATCCTAAACTTAAATAACCACCCGTACTACTAACTAAATTCATGAATGTTATTAAACATTTAAATGTAATTACATACAGTATGTTTTTTAAAGTAATTACTTACTGTACATCAATTAATATGTTACAATTATGGTAAATTGATAATATCCTaacattataataaattgataatagatagtttttttttttaaaagggtTAATAGATAGCTAAATTAATGATAAATTGATAATTGATAATTAAACTAATAAGATAATTAATATTGTATTATTATCATAAAATATTAACTGTTTTAGTACAatacaacaacataattgaacAATTATTTACTTTAGGAATCTTAATAATCAGATaattgcttcaaaaaaaaatcagataatTAATATAGCTAATAATGATTACTAAATTTAATGAACCTTAAATTCGGTCGGTTTGATTAATTCGGTTATTTTATCATAAAAACCGAACTGATCGATATTATCAAACAGACCCTtaatacactcatatatgaattgatttatggaaaGGCCTAATAAATCCATATATGAAAGGGCTCAATGTATTTAAaggaaagatcgagggcttaatgcaccaaacaatgaaagattatgggctcaatgtgtctaaatgaaagatcgagggcttaatacaccaaacaatgaaagatcaagggtctcagtatgctttttgccttttatatatatatatatataggataaTTTGATTCTTATCCTATATAAATTTGTAGATCAAGTcgctctattttatttttataaattctatatcCATCACGATTGGTTAGAGTGAATTCGACCtaagcccttgtttgggaggaggttaatgggagtaatagaaggttaagtattaagttaaccttgtttgggagttattttttgagagtaaatggaggttaatggggttaaatgtttacttcctctaaccttcaaactctaacctccaaattgagGGTTAATGAGagtaacgtaaacttttttaaaaatttttgtCTCTGCAAAGTAAATTTAACTTTCCTtcccctccatatttaaactcccaaacaaggttaatttttaactttccgttccatcacttcccttccctttccattacctccttgAACTCTCTTctccattaacctccaaactcccaaacaaaggctaaaGTAATGAATCCAGCCTCTTTTCTACGTGCAAAtagaaaaagggtaaagttcaaataaaacccatgtggtttcactaattttcagataaaggactgtggtttactttttgtcaaaacaaggattggggtttcaaacttggattaatgctattaaaaccatgtttaacgacctgaaaatgaaaattttcaagaattaaagttgttcaatgtcatattttctatggaactacattttcgattttcgaaaatcatcttttttggaactttctctctctaaacattaactttctctctctttcccaaacatcatctaaacaatctcaaaataaaaaagttgaagaattaaagttgcttagaatattagtagttcttaaaatatgtcatttttgaagtcgtcaaaggtgattttaatagtatcaatcgaaaaagtccttattttgttaaagttaaaaacctccgtcctcgttttgacaaaaagtaaaccacagtcttttatctgaaaattagtgaaaccacatgggttttatttgaactttacccatagAAAAATAGATGATTTGGTTCACTACTCGGAtcaactgaaaaaaaaaatagtaaactCAATTCGGTTCATGATCCTATCCTTTACAGATTTTAAGTCCGTAAAACTTAAACATTCATTTCCATATCACCTCTTTAAAATGATTATAgtcttaatatttatttatttatttttatttttttataattatattatgagTCTATTTTATACATATtacatttttaaatatttatacaaattttgaagttttattttCGTCACTCTTTtagtcattttttttaaatcaatggACACTATTAActttaaaatgataaattaccctttatcctaatttacaataataaaacattccctttttctttttttcttttttttttccacatAATTTCAATCTATccaatattataattaatttactaatttttatataattaaaaaaatttaatttggtGATGTGAagtaaatgaaaaatattttaaaaattataaaattagaaCTAAAAGCTAtataaaaaggtaaaaataaagTATTAAACCTATTCCATGTATACATGTTATGTATTTCCAAATAAAAGTGATCCATAATGACAACAAGGAACACTAATTTTAAAGAGATTAGCAGCTCATTATTAATAACTTTACGAAAAAATCTCCAATATATCATCATGAGTATAGTGTGTTTCCGGTAGGCTTTCAAGATCTTGTTTTTGCTGATGTAAGTGGAGCGAGTCTTCCGAGTCTATTAGTTTCTCTTTCTTATTAGTTCGTTCTGAGGTATAGTCCTTCCCTTTTATCTGAAAAAACCGAATGATCTTGGGTGAAACAATAAGCAGGTGCTTGAGTCAAAGAATCCTCCAATACTGCACCAACCTCAAATGTCATCACATGTGATGATATACCTGCAAAGCCAATATGATCCAAGTTTTGAAATCTATAATAAAGGCTGATAATTTCATGTTATTCGTGTCAAAATTATAGAATATTTCATGTtatcgtgtcagaaattgcgAACCTTAACAAATAGGAATTAGTAATATTGAAAAACATACCATCATAGAAGTCCCATCTAACTGGTCTGTTAGTATAAACATCTTCATAGTACCATATAAAATCAACCTTCTCCCAAACATGACACAAAAAGCCATCAGTAACAGAAGTCCCAAGATAAATAGCTCCATCAAGAAAATCAGGCCTAGGAATTCCCACTCCAAATTCCATAATCTCACAACTAAATGGTTCATTAAGAGTATAATAGAAAGAAGTACCATTATTCCACTCTATATCATATTGAACGATGGAGAGTTGTTTGTGGAAAATGTTGACATTTCGACCTCTAGGCCAATCATACCATAGATCACTCATTTGAAGCTTAGTTGATGTCAGATTCATGTAAAGAAGTGCATGAAATTGTTCTGGCCAAGGAGTTGGAGTTGGAGTTGGAGTTGGAGCTTGAGATTGGACTGAATCGGCTGATGATGGGTTGGGGAGATAGAGGGAAATGATGATGAAAATGGTTGAAAATAGATGTAATCTGTGGAATTGTGTATTCTTCATCTTTTTTTGTATACTGTTATTGACAAAGGTTCTGCAATTTGATTGCTGCTGAAGTTGGTTGGTAGGGAGAAGTGAACTTTATCTTCAATGCTTGGTTGAGAGCAAAAAGGTTGAAATGATAAACTTGTACTCTTTTTTCTCTAGAAGTTGAACTTATTACCTAAAAGCTTAATACAGTTGAAATGTCTTATTAGCCTTCTAAGTTCACATCGCAGAATAATAAAAGGTTTCGACAAGATAAAACGtgtatcactttaagcaaatttaggGAGCTAATAAACAAGTTTAGCGAGTTCATTGTAAGCAAACTCATGGGGCTAATT comes from Euphorbia lathyris chromosome 8, ddEupLath1.1, whole genome shotgun sequence and encodes:
- the LOC136202358 gene encoding uncharacterized protein At4g14100-like; this translates as MKNTQFHRLHLFSTIFIIISLYLPNPSSADSVQSQAPTPTPTPTPWPEQFHALLYMNLTSTKLQMSDLWYDWPRGRNVNIFHKQLSIVQYDIEWNNGTSFYYTLNEPFSCEIMEFGVGIPRPDFLDGAIYLGTSVTDGFLCHVWEKVDFIWYYEDVYTNRPVRWDFYDGISSHVMTFEVGAVLEDSLTQAPAYCFTQDHSVFSDKREGLYLRTN